The genomic window ACTGGAGGGACCGAAAGCTATTTTTCGATTCTATATTTTCTGCCGATCGCATTTTCCAGTTTGGTGCTGTACCAGCAGGGCGCCCTGCTCACTGCTTTTTCGGCCTCGATGGTGCACGCCTCTCTTCTCCTTTTAACCCAGGCGGGATTCCTTCCTACCCATGCTCTCACGCATCCCTCTTTGAGGACATTGATTGCGTTCATTACCCTGAACACCTTCGCCTTTCTGGTGGTCGGATACTTCAGTGGATATCTGTCGGAGAACCTCCGGCGCAAGGGCGCGGAGCTGGTGAATAAGACCGGGGCGCTGGCCAGCTTGAAGGCGCTGAACGAAAACATAATTCAAAGCCTGCGCGGAGGGCTGTTGACAACCGACCTCGACGGAAAGGTGACCATGCTCAATCCTGCCGGGGAAGAAATCGTCGGGCGTCGCCTGGTCGAGGTGCTGGGCGGATCGATCAAGGAAACCTTTCCCGACGTCGACTTTGAGCGTTGCATCCATCAACTGCGTGATGGACGCCGCAACGTCCGTGTCGATTCCATTCTTCGCAACCGGCCGGGGGAGGAGAAATTTCTCGGGCTCTCGGCCTCGCCGCTTTACGGCGATCAGCATGTTTTGATCGGATACCTCGTGAATTTTCAGGATCTGACTGAAATGAAGCGACTGGAGGGAGAAATCCGCGCCAAGGACCGCATGGCCGCCGTGGGTGAAATGGCGGCGGGGATGGCCCATGAGATCCGCAATCCGCTCGCCTCTATTTCCGGTTCGGTGGGATTGCTTCGAAAAGAAGTCCCCTTGACCGATGAGCAGGACAAGTTGATGAGCATCGTGCTCCACGAGTCACAGCGTCTCAATAAGATTATTGATGGCTTTCTGATTTATTCGCGCCAGATTACCTATAACCCCCGGACCGTGGATTTGAATGAGCTCATGGAAGACACGGTGACTTTGTTGTACAACAACCCTGAGGTCACCGCGCAGCACCGGATCGAAAGCATCTCGGACCAGCACCCGCTGGAGTGCCATCTCGACCCCGATCTCATCAAGCAGGTGTTCTGGAATTTGTCGCATAATGCCATCCGGGCGATGCCCGAGGGGGGAACGCTGACCATCGAACTGAAGAAGGCCGGCGATGACGAGGTCAGGATAGTGTTTCGGGATACCGGCGTGGGCATTGAAGAAGAGCGGATTGACAGAATCTTCGAGCCCTTTCACTCTTCATTTGCCAATGGCACCGGGTTGGGGTTGGCGATTGTTTATCAGATTGTTCAGGCGCATCATGGCCGCATCGAAGCCCATTCGAGCGAGGGACTGGGCTCCGTGTTCGAAATCTCTCTCCCCTGCCAGGTTCCGGTCCAGGTCCATTGACAGGACGTGGACCAACACTGACAAACACGGATAATGAATTAATCAGGAATGAATTGAGTCGGCCGGTATGATGGACGTGAGATTCTTCAGTTCGTGC from Terriglobia bacterium includes these protein-coding regions:
- a CDS encoding PAS domain-containing protein, whose translation is MANVTIATETRDWLLWFLKLRVIVYTVILGILVGVERIATPRVPFGAVMGVLLVALSLTLIYSLWVNYASNYLFQALCHIVTDLVIITLIIYYTGGTESYFSILYFLPIAFSSLVLYQQGALLTAFSASMVHASLLLLTQAGFLPTHALTHPSLRTLIAFITLNTFAFLVVGYFSGYLSENLRRKGAELVNKTGALASLKALNENIIQSLRGGLLTTDLDGKVTMLNPAGEEIVGRRLVEVLGGSIKETFPDVDFERCIHQLRDGRRNVRVDSILRNRPGEEKFLGLSASPLYGDQHVLIGYLVNFQDLTEMKRLEGEIRAKDRMAAVGEMAAGMAHEIRNPLASISGSVGLLRKEVPLTDEQDKLMSIVLHESQRLNKIIDGFLIYSRQITYNPRTVDLNELMEDTVTLLYNNPEVTAQHRIESISDQHPLECHLDPDLIKQVFWNLSHNAIRAMPEGGTLTIELKKAGDDEVRIVFRDTGVGIEEERIDRIFEPFHSSFANGTGLGLAIVYQIVQAHHGRIEAHSSEGLGSVFEISLPCQVPVQVH